The following are encoded together in the Bacillus sp. NP157 genome:
- a CDS encoding arylesterase, translated as MRRSLVLVMVVLLMVCGAVAHAAGAPRKVLVLGDSLSAAHNIPVDAGWVRLLDARTTNMATPWTLVNASISGETSLSGRNRLPALLEKEKPGVVVIELGANDGLQGLPLDKLAANLEAMVTAAQAAGAKVLLLGIELPVNYGPQYRDGLRKVYADLAARHKLALVPFLLDGVALDPTLMQDDGLHPTAKGEPRVAANVWKALAPLLM; from the coding sequence ATGCGTCGTAGCCTGGTCCTGGTGATGGTCGTGCTGCTCATGGTCTGTGGCGCCGTGGCCCACGCGGCGGGTGCGCCGCGCAAGGTGCTGGTGCTGGGCGACTCGTTGTCGGCGGCGCACAACATCCCGGTGGATGCCGGCTGGGTGCGTTTGCTGGACGCTCGCACAACCAACATGGCGACGCCGTGGACGCTGGTCAATGCCAGCATCAGCGGCGAGACCTCGCTGAGCGGGCGCAACCGACTGCCCGCGCTATTAGAGAAGGAAAAACCGGGCGTCGTGGTGATCGAGCTGGGCGCAAACGATGGCCTGCAGGGCCTTCCGCTGGACAAACTGGCCGCGAACCTCGAGGCGATGGTGACCGCGGCCCAGGCGGCCGGGGCGAAAGTGCTCCTGCTGGGGATCGAGCTTCCGGTCAACTACGGGCCGCAGTACCGCGATGGCCTGCGCAAGGTCTATGCGGACCTCGCCGCACGTCATAAGCTCGCGCTGGTCCCGTTCCTGCTCGACGGCGTAGCGCTCGACCCGACTCTCATGCAAGATGACGGGCTTCATCCCACGGCAAAGGGTGAGCCCCGGGTCGCGGCAAATGTATGGAAAGCGCTTGCACCCCTGCTCATGTAA